The following are encoded together in the Pleurocapsa sp. FMAR1 genome:
- a CDS encoding NAD(P)H-hydrate dehydratase codes for MKNVVETIVVSASQMQQIEEQVFNAGMPVAALMEKAARLCAERIQSLYPRSKFGSVGILVGPGHNGGDALVIARELHLAGYQVEIYRPFFKLKTLTSQHCNYANSLGITFYEEIQPLKKCQLIVDGLFGSGLTRDLPDNIIEALNSINSWSKPIVSIDLPSGIHTDTGAVLGSAIKASHTFCLGLWKRAFFQDLALEYFGESERIDLGILPHHIWSVLPQPAPVKQITKAIAFQFLPLPRPLVTYKYRQGHLLLICGSRKYTGAAILTSLGARASGVGMLSIAVPESLKNLLISHLPEALVVSCPENKEGAIASLPFSTANLSQFTAIACGPGLSSDAKSVVEKALQSECPLILDADGLNFVAEQGATEILTQRDAPTVLTPHSGEFKRLFPEISDLENDRLNAVTTAAKQSQATVLLKGAKTAIANPDGLTWLIPASTPALARGGSGDVLTGLIGGLVAQGTKIKSNNLFNIVASAAWWHAQAGIMAAQEYSELGVDATTLAHYLTKAISRYSSKVPD; via the coding sequence ATGAAAAATGTTGTCGAAACCATTGTCGTCTCTGCTTCTCAGATGCAGCAAATAGAAGAACAGGTTTTTAACGCTGGTATGCCTGTGGCAGCATTGATGGAAAAAGCGGCAAGACTTTGTGCTGAGCGCATCCAAAGTTTATATCCTCGATCTAAGTTTGGCAGCGTGGGAATTTTGGTAGGGCCAGGACACAACGGCGGAGATGCTTTGGTAATTGCTCGCGAATTACATTTAGCAGGATATCAGGTCGAAATTTATCGTCCATTTTTTAAGTTAAAGACGTTGACATCTCAACACTGTAACTATGCCAATAGTTTGGGCATTACATTTTATGAAGAGATTCAGCCTTTAAAAAAATGTCAGTTGATTGTTGATGGTTTGTTTGGCTCTGGTTTGACACGAGATTTGCCTGATAATATTATTGAAGCCTTAAACTCAATCAACAGTTGGTCTAAACCAATAGTCAGTATCGATCTGCCTTCGGGAATACATACCGATACAGGGGCAGTATTAGGTTCTGCTATCAAAGCAAGCCACACATTCTGTTTAGGCTTGTGGAAACGAGCTTTTTTCCAGGATTTAGCTTTAGAGTATTTTGGTGAAAGTGAAAGAATTGATTTAGGTATTTTACCGCACCATATTTGGTCTGTTTTGCCTCAACCAGCACCAGTAAAACAGATAACAAAAGCGATCGCCTTTCAATTTTTACCTCTTCCTCGTCCTTTAGTTACCTACAAATACCGTCAAGGACACCTGCTCTTAATCTGTGGCTCTCGCAAATATACAGGAGCCGCTATTTTAACCTCCCTAGGAGCAAGAGCTAGTGGAGTCGGAATGCTGTCTATAGCTGTGCCAGAATCGTTGAAAAACTTACTGATTAGTCATTTACCTGAAGCGTTAGTAGTTAGCTGTCCTGAAAACAAAGAGGGTGCGATCGCCTCTTTACCTTTTTCTACAGCTAATTTAAGTCAGTTTACAGCGATCGCCTGTGGTCCTGGTTTAAGTAGCGATGCTAAGTCTGTGGTGGAAAAAGCATTGCAATCAGAATGTCCTCTTATTTTAGATGCTGACGGTTTAAATTTTGTGGCAGAACAAGGAGCAACAGAAATTTTAACTCAAAGAGATGCTCCTACCGTCCTAACTCCCCATTCGGGAGAATTTAAACGCTTGTTTCCTGAGATTAGCGACTTAGAAAATGACCGCCTCAATGCAGTAACGACCGCAGCCAAACAAAGCCAGGCTACCGTACTCTTAAAAGGAGCAAAAACAGCGATCGCTAATCCTGATGGTTTGACTTGGTTAATTCCTGCGAGTACTCCAGCTTTAGCCAGAGGTGGTAGTGGCGATGTCTTAACAGGTTTGATTGGCGGTTTAGTTGCTCAAGGAACAAAAATAAAAAGCAATAATTTATTTAATATTGTGGCTAGTGCTGCCTGGTGGCACGCTCAAGCAGGAATTATGGCAGCGCAAGAATATTCTGAATTAGGTGTAGATGCAACTACTTTGGCTCACTATTTAACTAAAGCAATTAGCAGATATTCATCAAAAGTTCCAGATTGA